A single window of Nicotiana tomentosiformis chromosome 1, ASM39032v3, whole genome shotgun sequence DNA harbors:
- the LOC138905616 gene encoding uncharacterized protein, with the protein MDVQEVAMRNIANVTSSIVKPKITGHFDLKQSMIQLLHANWQFMGLPHEELQQHIPTSWRFFPSGKTVKIRSEIVTFKQKSGESLYSAWERFQGVLRDCPHHNETNEVLAHTFIEELHPETKIMVDDAAGGQVLEKSFHKIYALLNKFSKTNPDWQGEMGRHTVQKSTGVLELDVISASSMQIDTLANQVNQMTLVINKKQAQPVQHVQIFCEVCRECHTSDLCPANLESVYFMGNENKVQTNQYGNTYNPNWRNHPNFSWGGNQGAQNQYRPQAPQQKYRPPQVEQPTNLMSHIEEMLKTLMADQQAQAAVMINLERQMGQLASSQNTRPVGTLPSDTKVTPKASINVVSSRNRRQLEEVPSKKRIEIKS; encoded by the exons ATGGATGTTCAGGAGGTGGCGATGCGCAacattgctaatgtcacctccaGCATTGTGAAGCCCAAAATCACTGGGCACTTTGATCTGAAACAGAGCATGATCCAACTACTACATGCGAATTGGCAGTTTATGGGTCTTCCTCACGAGGAACTACAACAACATATCCCGACTTCTTGGAG gttttttcCTTCAGGAAAAACTGTAAAGATCAGAAGTGAGATAGTCACCTTCAAACAGAAATCGGGAGAGTCCTTATACTCAGCTTGGGAAAGGTTCCAGGGGGTGCTTAGAGACTGTCCTCATCACAATGAGACAAATGAAGTATTAGCGCACACTTTCATAGAAGAGCTACATCCTGAGACAAAAATTATGGTGGATGATGCAGCGGGAGGTCAAGTGTTGGAGAAAAGCTTCCATAAGATATATGcattattgaacaaattctccaaaacCAATCCTGATTGGCAAGGAGAGATGGGCAGACATACAGTACAAAAATCTACAGGGGTTCTCGAGTTAGATGTCATCTCTGCATCATCAATGCAGATTGACACATTGGCCAACCAAGTCAATCAGATGACCTTGGTTATTAACAAGAAACAAGCCCAGCCAGTGCAACATGTTCAGATATTTTGTGAAGTTTGCAGAGAATGTCACACGAGCGACTTATGCCCAGCTAATCTAGAGTCTGTCTATTTTATGGGTAATGAAAATAAGGTCCAGACAAATcagtatgggaacacttacaatcctaactggaggaaccacccaaacttctcttggggtggaaaccAAGGTGCTCAGAATCAGTACAGGCCACAAGCTCCTCAACAGAAATATAGACCACCACAAGTTGAACAACCTACAAACCTGATGAGTCACATTGAGGAGATGCTAAAAACATTGATGGCTGACCAGCAGGCCCAAGCAGCAGTGATGATAAATTTAGAGCGACAAATGGGGCAACTCGCCAGTTCCCAAAATACTAGACCAGTTGGAACTCTTCCAAGCGACACTAAGGTTACTCCTAAGGCATCTATTAATGTTGTGTCATCAAGGAATAGGAGACAGTTAGAAGAAGTTCCATCGAAAAAGAGAATCgaaataaagtcataa
- the LOC104117848 gene encoding uncharacterized protein, translated as MGELETGRGLNQELGLARAADTRWGSHYKSFKNFISMFGSIIDVLDTIVVDAWTLEERAKAKGYLSTYQTFEVAFMLHLMRDVLGITNELNISLQKKEQDIANAILLVEVAKRQLQKLREEECDSLIDKVSAFYVKYNILIPNFDDLYVNSGRSRRKVADYIILHHYRVNIFFKIIDWQVQKLNARFNKVTTNLLVGVACLNPVDSFLSFDINKILRMAELYPDDFDENITVTLKNQLETYIVDVRDVDERFSNLQGLVDLYEILIKTKKHLNYPFVFRLVKFALLLPVATATVERTFSAIKLIKSELRNRLNDEFMSGCLVPYVERKIFNTISDETIMNTFQEMKTRRGQL; from the coding sequence ATGGGTGAACTTGAAACTGGTAGGGGTTTGAATCAAGAACTTGGTCTTGCTAGAGCTGCAGATACTCGTTGGGGTTCGCACTACAAATCTTTTAAGAACTTTATTTCTATGTTTGGCTCAATTATTGATGTTCTTGATACTATCGTTGTTGATGCCTGGACTTTAGAAGAAAGAGCTAAGGCAAAGGGATATCTTAGCACTTATCAAACATTTGAGGTTGCTTTCATGTTGCACCTAATGAGAGATGTTTTGGGGATCACAAATGAGCTTAATATATCCTTACAAAAAAAGGAGCAAGATATTGCAAATGCTATTCTACTTGTTGAAGTGGCAAAGAGACAGTTGCAAAAGCTAAGAGAAGAAGAATGTGATTCACTTATTGATAAGGTATCTGCATTTTATGTCAAGTATAATATTTTGATACCAAACTTTGATGACCTCTATGTTAACTCTGGAAGATCTCGACGTAAAGTTGCTGATTATATTATTTTACATCACTATCGTgttaatatattttttaagatTATTGATTGGCAAGTTCAAAAACTCAATGCTCGTTTTAATAAGGTGACAACGAACTTGCTTGTTGGAGTAGCTTGCTTAAATCCAGTTGACTCATTTCTCAGTTTTGACATAAACAAGATATTGAGGATGGCTGAATTATATCCTGATGATTTTGATGAGAATATAACGGTTACACTCAAGAATCAGCTTGAAACTTATATTGTTGATGTTCGTGATGTTGATGAAAGGTTCTCAAATCTACAAGGACTTGTTGATCTTTATGAAATACTAATTAAGACAAAGAAGCATTTGAATTATCCATTTGTGTTTCGCCTTGTGAAATTTGCTTTGCTTTTACCTGTTGCCACTGCTACCGTTGAAAGAACTTTTTCGGCGATAAAGTTGATCAAGAGTGAATTGCGAAACCGATTGAATGACGAATTCATGAGCGGTTGTTTGGTACCTTAtgtagaaagaaaaatatttaacaCCATTTCTGATGAGACTATTATGAATACGTTTCAGGAAATGAAAACTCGTAGAGGACAGttgtaa